The Triticum aestivum cultivar Chinese Spring chromosome 7B, IWGSC CS RefSeq v2.1, whole genome shotgun sequence genome window below encodes:
- the LOC123157994 gene encoding uncharacterized protein gives MLDENPAWTGQKRHKYEAPSLTSSSDAYGETIGQDNAERPNEIADSPDELADQENDIISEEEFGGCLKVLATRRAPMIVTGRRLDEEHQRELYERLTLYRIKASKLAQGVCIDDQNGVALRKEYSSDNLEDLFDYYKKADSVDWYFDRGYCLLADLDDYQSLVLTNGDDGRRFCDWETYRSFFTSYEIDEEYVKLFEEISKKIKWLKRYMEYERASSKWKEMDDRGFCQAAKIAAGFPRMSYKLTLMAYEENVWNLMFDYWQREDIDRLFFEIWKFATKKMGATDKKIDFRAGLVDVCRRNIFPRYRKRMQFALDHSTLSDLESNFDTCVEDIPDDATEDVAWRLITSAVWNKLHKPKMWHQYIMRKMEIAKHIGLGPQN, from the exons ATGCTGGATGAGAACCCGGCATGGACGGGACAGAAGAGGCACAAGTACGAGGCCCCATCTCTGACATCATCCTCTGATGCTTATGGTGAGACGATTGGCCAAGACAACGCAGAACGTCCCAACGAGATCGCGGATTCACCAGATGAGCTGGCGGACCAGGAAAATGATATCATCAGCGAGGAGGAGTTCGGCGGATGCCTTAAGGTTTTAGCCACCAGGCGTGCTCCTATGATCGTCACAGGGCGCAGGCTGGACGAGGAACATCAACGCGAGCTCTACGAGCGCCTCACCCTCTACCGCATCAAAGCTTCCAAG TTGGCACAAGGAGTTTGCATAGATGATCAGAATGGTGTGGCTTTGAGAAAGGAGTACTCCTCAGACAATTTGGAGGACCTGTTTGATTACTACAAGAAAGCTGATTCTGTGGATTGGTACTTTGACCGTGGCTACTGTTTGCTCGCTGACTTGGATGACTACCAGAGCCTTGTCCTTACCAATGGAGAT GATGGTAGAAGGTTCTGTGATTGGGAAACATACCGCTCATTTTTTACTAGCTATGAAATTGATGAAGAGTATGTAAAGCTCTTTGAAGAAATATCAAAGAAAATCAAG TGGCTTAAACGTTATATGGAATATGAACGAGCATCTTCCAAG TGGAAGGAGATGGATGATAGAGGATTCTGCCAAGCAGCGAAGATTGCGGCAGGCTTTCCACGCATGAGCTATAAGTTAACTTTAATGGCCTATGAG GAGAATGTGTGGAATCTGATGTTTGATTATTGGCAACGTGAAGACATTGATCGTCTCTTTTTTGAGATTTGGAAGTTTGCTACTAAGAAAATGGGTGCCACTGATAAGAAG ATCGATTTTAGAGCTGGTTTGGTAGATGTCTGTCGAAGGAATATATTCCCTCGATATAGAAAGAGAATGCAATTCGCACTGGATCATAGTACTCTTTCTGATTTGGAATCAAAT TTTGATACCTGCGTGGAAGACATCCCTGATGAT GCTACAGAGGATGTAGCTTGGCGGTTGATTACATCGGCGGTTTGGAATAAG CTTCATAAACCCAAGATGTGGCACCAATATATTATGAGGAAGATGGAGATTGCTAAACACATTGGCTTGGGTCCACAA AATTGA
- the LOC123157995 gene encoding ELMO domain-containing protein C-like: MAGQGSSRLPATGGGGGGGGGEGMERRRTRADVRVVLARGQELSLASFQRLLQKQSGNRATWEYPFAVAGVNITFMIMQMLDLQSMKSIAAKPRTFVKAVFVQMLSEDEWAFDLLYCVAFLVMDKQWVEKNASYMDFNEILKSTRAQLEKELLLEDVLRIEDMPSYRLLC, from the exons ATGGCCGGACAGGGCTCCTCCCGCCTGCCCGCGACgggaggtggcgggggcggcggcggcggagaagggaTGGAGCGGCGGCGAACGAGGGCAGACGTGAGAGTGGTTCTCGCTCGAGGGCAGGAGCTGTCGCTC GCGTCATTTCAGAGGTTACTACAGAAACAAAGTGGCAATCGCGCCACTTGGGAGTACCCGTTTGCAGTTGCCGGTGTAAATATCACATTCATGATCATGCAGATGCTGGATCTCCAGTCCA TGAAATCAATTGCAGCTAAACCGAGAACGTTCGTCAAAGCTGTTTTTGTCCAAATGCTTTCAG AGGATGAATGGGCATTTGATCTGCTCTACTGTGTTGCTTTCCTTGTGATGGACAAGCAGTGGGTAGAGAAGAACGCTTCTTACATGGACTTCAAT GAGATACTGAAGTCAACTCGAGCGCAGCTGGAGAAGGAGCTTCTGCTGGAGGATGTGCTGAGGATTGAAGATATGCCATCATACAGACTGCTTTGCTAG